The Ruania alba genome window below encodes:
- a CDS encoding carbohydrate ABC transporter permease: MASPTLIAETATRSGSASGKTVKRPGQRVRERRRNLWIYAFLLPTFVLYGLYTLYPMVASYWYSLVEWNGFSSQQTFVGIENYRRVFADPLFWSSVKVTLLFMLIVAPLRVFGAFLLAILLNSPKLPLRSFFRTAYFLPVVTTTAIVGVVMRFIFDPASGPTAALATIFGLGPIDLLGSSETALITAGVIYVWKFFGITLIYWLAALQTIPADLYEAARIDGAGPVRLFRYITLPMLIPFLLIISVLTIEDCFHAFDLMQTMTAGGPFFSTEIIEIYIYRWAFAASIPQLGFASAAAVLFGVIVLLVVILQVWATVVSRRMRGRA, from the coding sequence ATGGCGAGTCCCACTCTGATCGCCGAGACGGCTACCCGGTCCGGCTCGGCGTCTGGCAAGACGGTCAAGCGCCCCGGCCAGCGCGTCCGGGAGCGCCGCCGCAACCTGTGGATCTACGCGTTCCTGCTTCCCACCTTCGTGCTCTACGGCCTGTACACGCTCTACCCGATGGTGGCCAGTTACTGGTACTCGCTGGTGGAGTGGAACGGCTTCTCCAGCCAGCAGACGTTCGTCGGGATCGAGAACTACCGGCGGGTCTTCGCCGACCCGCTGTTCTGGTCCTCGGTGAAGGTGACGTTGCTGTTCATGCTGATAGTGGCGCCGCTGCGGGTGTTCGGTGCGTTCTTGCTGGCGATCCTGCTGAACTCCCCGAAGCTGCCGTTGCGCTCGTTCTTCCGCACTGCCTACTTCCTGCCGGTGGTGACCACCACGGCCATCGTCGGTGTGGTGATGCGGTTCATCTTCGACCCGGCCAGCGGCCCGACGGCGGCGCTCGCGACCATCTTCGGGTTGGGCCCGATCGATCTACTGGGATCGTCCGAGACGGCGCTGATCACCGCTGGGGTGATCTACGTGTGGAAGTTCTTCGGCATCACGCTGATCTACTGGCTGGCGGCGCTGCAGACCATCCCGGCGGATCTGTACGAGGCGGCCCGCATCGACGGTGCCGGCCCGGTGCGGCTGTTCCGCTACATCACCCTGCCGATGCTGATCCCGTTCCTGCTGATCATCTCGGTGCTCACGATCGAGGACTGCTTCCACGCCTTCGACCTGATGCAGACGATGACCGCGGGTGGGCCGTTCTTCAGCACCGAGATCATCGAGATCTACATCTACCGGTGGGCCTTCGCGGCCTCCATCCCGCAGCTCGGGTTCGCTTCGGCGGCGGCCGTGCTGTTCGGGGTGATCGTGCTCCTGGTGGTCATCCTGCAGGTGTGGGCGACGGTGGTTTCACGACGGATGCGAGGTCGAGCATGA
- a CDS encoding class I SAM-dependent methyltransferase has product MSHPHRADPFGTSFGAATTAYEAGRPSYPRAAVDWLLAGTQVRDIADVGAGTGKLTASLVGPGRSVTAIDPDQAMLTTLASNLPEVSTAVGTAENLPLAEASQDAVVLGQAWHWVDPAAASAEIARVLRPGGVLGLIWNIRDERTEWVARMGRIIHLSAAEQLISGAGPQIADPFGEVEQHRIEWSRTLDRATIEAMVASRSYYITAAAEDRRRIDEGLAALLDELGLTGDATIDFPYVTVAYRATR; this is encoded by the coding sequence GTGAGCCACCCACACCGAGCTGACCCGTTCGGCACCTCCTTCGGAGCGGCGACCACCGCCTACGAGGCGGGCCGCCCGTCCTACCCGAGGGCAGCCGTCGACTGGCTGCTCGCCGGTACCCAGGTGAGGGACATCGCCGACGTCGGTGCGGGGACCGGCAAACTGACTGCGTCCCTGGTCGGCCCTGGCAGGAGCGTCACCGCCATCGACCCGGACCAGGCGATGCTCACCACCTTGGCGAGCAATCTGCCGGAGGTGAGCACCGCCGTCGGGACGGCCGAGAACCTGCCGCTGGCGGAGGCGAGCCAGGACGCCGTGGTGCTCGGGCAGGCCTGGCACTGGGTGGATCCGGCGGCAGCGTCGGCGGAGATCGCGCGCGTGCTGCGCCCGGGCGGCGTGCTCGGCCTGATCTGGAACATCCGCGACGAACGCACCGAGTGGGTGGCCCGGATGGGCCGCATCATCCACCTCAGTGCCGCTGAACAGCTCATCTCCGGGGCCGGGCCGCAGATCGCCGACCCGTTCGGTGAGGTGGAGCAGCACCGGATCGAGTGGTCCCGCACCTTGGATCGCGCGACGATCGAGGCGATGGTGGCCTCGCGGAGCTACTACATCACCGCGGCCGCGGAGGATCGGCGGCGGATCGATGAGGGTCTGGCCGCGCTGCTGGACGAGTTGGGCCTGACAGGCGACGCGACCATTGACTTCCCCTACGTCACGGTGGCCTACCGCGCCACACGCTGA
- a CDS encoding DinB family protein: MTPTNRAGRRDHPPPRTGPSEKEVLVGFLDYLRESVAAKVDGVPEPEVREPGVPSGTNLLGLIHHLTHVERALFLGAQVRSWPATFRAPRFSSVEDVVSAYYDAVDQSNAVIDACADLAGSDWRPEAKDSCPSLRWALTHMVEETGRHAGHADILREQIDGRTGR; this comes from the coding sequence ATGACCCCCACGAACCGGGCAGGCCGTCGAGATCATCCGCCTCCGCGGACCGGTCCGAGTGAGAAGGAGGTGCTTGTCGGGTTCTTGGACTACCTACGCGAGAGCGTCGCCGCCAAGGTCGACGGTGTACCCGAACCGGAGGTCAGGGAACCTGGGGTGCCATCGGGCACCAACCTGCTCGGCCTGATCCACCACCTGACGCATGTGGAACGCGCACTGTTCCTCGGAGCGCAGGTGCGCAGTTGGCCCGCGACCTTCCGTGCACCCCGATTCTCCAGCGTCGAGGACGTTGTCTCCGCCTACTATGACGCCGTCGACCAGTCGAACGCGGTGATCGACGCCTGTGCGGACCTGGCTGGATCGGATTGGCGGCCAGAGGCGAAAGATTCCTGTCCGTCGCTGCGGTGGGCGTTGACCCACATGGTCGAAGAGACCGGCCGCCACGCCGGTCACGCAGACATCCTGCGCGAGCAGATCGACGGACGTACCGGTCGTTGA
- a CDS encoding carbohydrate ABC transporter permease, producing MSATTAERTPRTTRRLGRRFWWWVLTALLLALAFVWVFPFIWMVSASLKTSGEIFGGGLGLIPEALQWENYSRAWIDGQFNVYLLNTVIVTVATTAIVVVRCALAGYVLGRYRFPGSRLVIAILVATLFVPTGYTIIPVVKLSMELGLLDSLAGMILALAGAANVASILIYAGYFRGMPAELEEASIVDGAGFVRTFTQIMLPLSMPVTATVGILTFLFTWNAFFLPLVFSFSNPALRTVSVGMQAFVGENSTDWPGMAAAGVISLLPIVALFVFMQRYFVEGIAGAVKS from the coding sequence ATGAGTGCCACGACGGCGGAGCGCACGCCCCGCACGACGCGTCGCCTGGGCCGCCGGTTCTGGTGGTGGGTACTGACCGCCCTGCTGCTCGCGCTGGCGTTCGTGTGGGTGTTCCCCTTCATCTGGATGGTCTCGGCCTCGCTGAAAACCTCCGGAGAGATCTTCGGCGGTGGACTCGGGCTCATCCCGGAGGCCTTGCAGTGGGAGAACTACTCGCGTGCCTGGATCGATGGGCAGTTCAACGTCTACCTCCTGAACACGGTGATCGTGACCGTGGCGACCACGGCGATCGTGGTGGTGCGGTGCGCCCTGGCCGGCTATGTACTGGGGCGGTACCGGTTCCCGGGGTCGCGGCTGGTGATCGCGATCCTGGTGGCGACGTTATTCGTGCCGACCGGCTACACGATCATCCCGGTGGTCAAACTCTCCATGGAGCTGGGACTGCTGGACAGTCTCGCCGGGATGATCCTGGCGCTCGCGGGGGCGGCGAACGTGGCCTCGATCCTCATCTATGCCGGGTACTTCCGGGGGATGCCCGCCGAGCTCGAGGAAGCCTCGATCGTCGACGGCGCCGGCTTCGTGCGCACGTTCACCCAGATCATGCTGCCGTTGTCGATGCCGGTGACGGCGACCGTCGGCATCCTGACCTTCCTGTTCACCTGGAACGCGTTCTTCCTGCCCCTGGTGTTCTCGTTCTCCAACCCGGCGCTGCGCACCGTCAGTGTCGGCATGCAGGCCTTCGTCGGGGAGAACTCCACCGACTGGCCGGGAATGGCCGCAGCGGGCGTGATCTCGTTGCTGCCCATCGTGGCGCTGTTCGTGTTCATGCAGCGCTACTTCGTCGAAGGAATCGCCGGGGCGGTGAAGTCCTGA
- a CDS encoding ABC transporter permease, whose protein sequence is MSVLDRTGAGGSAARKPLAEPGARSSVASVLERGFTVIRNQNWIILVSGFFEPVFFLLAMGIGMGMLVGAVEGPGGREVTYAAFIAPALLATSAMNGAFYDSTWNVFFKLRLAKLYEAMLQTSLSPWNVALGEILMALFRGLLYAVGFLGVLAILGLVTSWWALAMVPVAVLIAFGFAALGMGVTSYLTRFQQMDLLNFVMLPMFLFSATLYPITVYPEAVQWVVMALPLWHAVELMRQLSVGYLTWTTAVHVAYFVGMAGAGLWLTTTRLRALFLR, encoded by the coding sequence ATGAGTGTGCTGGACCGGACCGGAGCGGGTGGATCGGCGGCGCGGAAGCCGCTGGCCGAACCGGGCGCTCGCAGCAGCGTGGCCTCGGTACTGGAGCGCGGGTTCACGGTAATCCGCAACCAGAACTGGATCATCCTGGTCTCCGGCTTCTTCGAGCCGGTCTTCTTCCTGCTCGCGATGGGCATCGGGATGGGCATGCTCGTGGGCGCGGTCGAAGGGCCGGGCGGCCGGGAGGTCACCTATGCGGCCTTCATCGCCCCGGCACTGCTGGCCACCTCGGCCATGAACGGCGCCTTCTACGACTCCACCTGGAACGTCTTCTTCAAGCTGCGCCTCGCGAAGCTGTACGAGGCGATGCTGCAGACCTCGCTCTCCCCCTGGAACGTGGCGCTCGGAGAGATCCTGATGGCGCTCTTCCGGGGCCTGCTCTACGCCGTCGGGTTCCTCGGGGTGCTCGCGATCCTGGGCCTGGTGACCTCCTGGTGGGCGCTCGCGATGGTGCCGGTGGCGGTGCTGATCGCCTTCGGGTTCGCCGCGCTCGGGATGGGCGTGACCAGCTACCTCACCCGATTCCAGCAGATGGACCTGCTGAACTTCGTGATGCTGCCGATGTTCCTGTTCTCGGCCACCCTCTACCCGATCACCGTCTACCCCGAAGCCGTGCAATGGGTCGTGATGGCGCTCCCGCTGTGGCACGCGGTGGAACTGATGCGCCAGCTCTCCGTCGGGTACCTCACCTGGACCACCGCCGTGCACGTGGCCTACTTCGTCGGGATGGCCGGGGCGGGCCTGTGGTTGACGACGACCCGGCTCCGGGCGCTGTTCCTGCGGTGA
- a CDS encoding SDR family NAD(P)-dependent oxidoreductase — protein sequence MDTFPNERTAIVTGAGSPRGIGRAVAHRLARDGWAVGLLDIDDDAVRGLAEEITAAGGRAAGAGVDVSDRDAVRTAVAEVTGGLPPVLALANIAGVSSPVPYLDLDDAEWERVLRTNLFGVHYLTAEVAPLMVAAGGGRIVSISSVSAQRGGGTYSKTPYSVAKAGVIGLTRSLARELGPHGITANAIAPGPIDTDIMGGTLSEERKAELVGDLVVNRVGTVEDIAASVAFLVGEESAYITGQTLNVDGGMYMH from the coding sequence ATGGACACCTTCCCCAACGAACGCACGGCGATCGTGACCGGGGCCGGATCGCCCCGGGGGATCGGCCGCGCCGTGGCGCACCGGTTGGCCCGCGACGGCTGGGCGGTCGGGCTGCTGGACATCGACGACGACGCCGTCCGCGGCCTGGCCGAGGAGATCACGGCTGCGGGCGGTCGAGCCGCAGGTGCGGGGGTGGACGTCTCCGACCGCGACGCCGTGCGCACCGCGGTGGCCGAGGTGACGGGCGGACTACCGCCCGTGCTGGCGCTCGCGAACATCGCGGGCGTCAGCTCCCCGGTGCCCTACCTGGACCTCGACGACGCCGAGTGGGAACGGGTGCTGCGCACGAACCTGTTCGGGGTGCACTACCTGACGGCGGAGGTCGCGCCGCTCATGGTGGCGGCCGGAGGTGGGCGGATCGTCTCCATCTCCTCGGTCTCCGCCCAGCGAGGCGGCGGTACCTACTCCAAGACCCCGTACTCGGTGGCCAAGGCCGGCGTGATCGGGTTGACCCGGTCATTGGCGCGTGAGCTGGGGCCGCACGGGATCACCGCGAACGCGATCGCCCCGGGTCCCATCGACACCGACATCATGGGCGGCACCCTCTCCGAGGAGCGCAAGGCCGAGCTGGTGGGCGACCTGGTGGTGAACCGCGTGGGCACCGTGGAGGACATCGCCGCCTCCGTGGCCTTCCTGGTGGGAGAGGAGTCGGCGTACATCACCGGGCAGACGCTGAACGTGGACGGCGGGATGTATATGCACTGA
- a CDS encoding ABC transporter substrate-binding protein: MTRNALSRRQLMGGAGLTGMAGLLAACGGESPPPDPAGGGGGGGNGEGLQWWDHFGGLQDLHGEWATTEGDRIGVPIEYSYNEPSQTTEALQVANQTDSLPDIFSNVLGLPLPALVEAGWLSPITLSDEAMARLPEGTFTEGITMMDGEIYGLPALSDRQYWACTWYNSEIAEEVGFEPPQSYDELRAALQAIADHGEYAPMTLALGAAGRIRDQVDGLAQGGGFPGWQGLRYDTGEYEYQHDTYVNAIELLKEISDNGWLLPGTNSFQIPDARGRWAAGQIGFFIDGPWSPGGVRSLNAEHLPRMAVAGMLTPGGEELIITRGAPAPTWFIAGSSANPEAASQLVETFTRDDYQRALAEAMDQPPLNLDVVAEADVIDPYAWLIDDFKERVFRAPEPEVRNVAATEALARTTPIAPHLGDIIQGYLGGDISDLQSELVKLSDAFNSDLDSAIDSAAAEGFEVSRDDWAFSDWQRGTDYTY; the protein is encoded by the coding sequence ATGACTCGCAACGCACTGAGCCGCCGTCAACTGATGGGCGGCGCCGGACTCACCGGAATGGCCGGTCTGCTCGCCGCATGTGGCGGGGAGAGCCCGCCCCCGGACCCCGCCGGTGGTGGCGGTGGTGGCGGTAACGGTGAAGGCCTGCAGTGGTGGGACCACTTCGGTGGCCTGCAAGACCTGCATGGCGAATGGGCCACCACCGAGGGCGACCGCATCGGCGTCCCGATCGAGTACTCCTACAACGAGCCCAGCCAGACCACCGAGGCACTCCAGGTGGCGAACCAGACCGATTCGCTGCCGGACATCTTCTCCAACGTGCTCGGCCTGCCGCTGCCGGCGCTGGTCGAGGCCGGCTGGCTCAGCCCGATCACCCTCTCCGACGAGGCGATGGCACGCCTTCCGGAGGGGACGTTCACCGAGGGCATCACCATGATGGACGGGGAGATCTACGGTCTTCCGGCCCTCTCGGACCGGCAGTACTGGGCCTGCACCTGGTACAACTCCGAGATCGCCGAGGAGGTCGGCTTCGAGCCACCGCAGAGCTACGACGAGCTGCGGGCGGCGTTGCAGGCGATCGCCGATCACGGCGAGTACGCCCCGATGACGCTGGCCCTCGGCGCTGCCGGGCGGATCCGCGACCAGGTGGACGGGCTAGCCCAGGGTGGTGGCTTCCCGGGCTGGCAGGGCCTGCGCTACGACACCGGTGAGTACGAGTACCAGCACGACACCTACGTCAACGCGATCGAGCTGTTGAAGGAGATCTCCGACAACGGCTGGCTGCTGCCGGGAACCAACTCCTTCCAGATCCCCGATGCTCGTGGACGGTGGGCGGCCGGTCAGATCGGGTTCTTCATCGACGGCCCCTGGTCGCCGGGCGGGGTGCGCTCGCTGAACGCCGAGCACCTGCCCCGGATGGCCGTGGCCGGCATGCTGACCCCGGGCGGGGAGGAACTGATCATCACCCGCGGCGCCCCGGCGCCGACCTGGTTCATCGCCGGATCCAGCGCCAACCCTGAGGCCGCCAGTCAGCTGGTGGAGACCTTCACCCGGGACGACTACCAGCGGGCGCTGGCCGAAGCGATGGACCAGCCGCCGTTGAACCTGGACGTGGTGGCCGAGGCGGACGTGATCGACCCCTACGCCTGGCTGATCGACGACTTCAAGGAGCGGGTCTTCCGTGCACCGGAGCCCGAGGTCCGCAACGTCGCCGCCACCGAGGCGCTGGCGCGCACCACCCCGATCGCCCCGCACCTGGGCGACATCATCCAGGGCTACCTGGGCGGGGATATCAGCGATCTGCAGAGCGAGCTGGTCAAGCTGAGCGACGCGTTCAACTCCGACCTCGACTCGGCGATCGATTCCGCGGCTGCTGAAGGCTTCGAGGTCTCCCGCGATGACTGGGCGTTCAGCGACTGGCAGCGCGGCACCGACTACACCTACTGA
- a CDS encoding GH39 family glycosyl hydrolase, which yields MSFRTETPPQHTGNDTGASPYPRSAPSDPSAAHVHQAQVRVDATADAGPIARIWESIGYDEFNWTYTSTGRTLLQTFGEMTERGYHVRPHYVFCSGSGFGIPHWGNGNVYHEDAEGNISYDFTMVDQAYDAIVEAGHHVLVELAFTPRDLLPDHADELTVVPSPTVYSPYEAGQWAYPPRDYGRWGDLVAAHAQHCLDRYGADEVDTWLWELWNEPDISYWRGTPQEFYDLYSVTARAVRRVLPQAKVGGPAVTGAGVEFMRGFLQHTRAQSDPLDFVSFHTKGSAFTPWRAYGHTGAEAAERQNPSANKMIFEVQRLLRVIGEFPEYHGLPAIVDECDAGVPAHYSFYDNGNFAFQNTEYFPVFQAKLMKKLLDLNALEEVQVAEATSWSFYFEGERYFEGTRAFLTAGGIEKPLLNAYRMLAHLGQRRLAATSDAAVSVAEIDHASGASMPEEVDALATATEDGQVALLVWRHTDDQYATDEVQTEVSIAVDGLSGTGYTLRHWRIDADHSNAHTRWNELGSPQLLSDDQLATIKARQGLEELEPPQQITTAEGTFATTVTLPLPSVSLLVLEPNS from the coding sequence GTGAGCTTTCGCACCGAGACACCGCCGCAGCACACCGGTAACGACACCGGCGCCTCGCCGTACCCGAGGTCCGCACCGAGCGATCCCTCCGCCGCTCATGTGCACCAGGCCCAGGTGCGTGTGGACGCCACCGCCGACGCGGGCCCGATCGCCCGGATCTGGGAGAGCATCGGCTACGACGAGTTCAACTGGACCTACACCTCCACCGGTCGCACCCTGCTGCAGACCTTCGGCGAGATGACCGAGCGCGGCTACCACGTGCGCCCGCACTACGTGTTCTGCTCCGGCAGCGGCTTCGGCATCCCGCACTGGGGCAACGGCAACGTGTACCACGAGGACGCCGAGGGCAACATCTCCTACGACTTCACCATGGTGGACCAGGCCTATGACGCGATCGTCGAGGCCGGGCACCACGTGCTCGTCGAGCTCGCCTTCACCCCGCGGGACCTGTTGCCCGATCACGCCGACGAGCTCACCGTGGTGCCCAGTCCCACGGTGTACAGCCCGTACGAGGCCGGCCAGTGGGCCTACCCGCCGCGGGACTACGGCCGCTGGGGCGACCTGGTGGCCGCGCACGCCCAGCACTGCCTGGACCGCTACGGCGCCGACGAGGTGGACACCTGGTTGTGGGAGCTGTGGAACGAGCCGGACATCTCCTACTGGCGCGGCACCCCGCAGGAGTTCTACGACCTGTACTCGGTCACCGCCCGCGCCGTGCGGCGCGTGCTGCCGCAGGCCAAGGTCGGCGGCCCGGCCGTGACCGGCGCAGGGGTGGAGTTCATGCGCGGGTTCCTGCAGCACACCCGCGCCCAGTCCGACCCCCTGGACTTCGTCTCCTTCCACACCAAGGGGTCGGCGTTCACCCCGTGGCGCGCCTACGGGCACACCGGGGCTGAGGCTGCGGAGCGGCAGAACCCCTCGGCGAACAAGATGATCTTCGAGGTGCAGCGCCTGCTCCGGGTGATCGGCGAGTTCCCCGAGTACCACGGCCTGCCCGCGATCGTGGACGAGTGCGACGCCGGCGTTCCCGCGCACTACTCCTTCTACGACAACGGCAACTTCGCCTTCCAGAACACCGAGTACTTCCCGGTGTTCCAGGCCAAGCTGATGAAGAAGCTGCTCGACCTGAATGCCCTCGAAGAGGTGCAGGTGGCCGAGGCGACCTCCTGGAGCTTCTACTTCGAGGGTGAGCGCTACTTCGAGGGCACCCGCGCCTTCCTCACCGCCGGGGGCATCGAGAAGCCGCTGCTGAACGCCTACCGGATGCTCGCCCACCTGGGCCAGCGCCGGCTCGCCGCCACCAGCGACGCGGCGGTATCCGTGGCCGAGATCGACCACGCCAGCGGCGCCAGCATGCCCGAAGAGGTGGACGCGCTCGCCACCGCCACCGAGGACGGCCAGGTCGCCCTCCTGGTGTGGCGGCACACCGACGACCAGTACGCCACGGACGAGGTCCAGACCGAGGTGAGCATCGCCGTCGACGGGCTCAGCGGGACCGGATACACGCTGCGGCACTGGCGCATCGACGCCGACCACTCGAACGCGCACACCCGGTGGAACGAGCTCGGTTCGCCGCAGCTGCTCAGCGATGACCAGCTCGCCACCATCAAGGCCCGGCAGGGCTTGGAAGAGCTCGAACCGCCACAACAGATCACGACGGCGGAGGGCACCTTCGCCACGACGGTCACCCTGCCGTTGCCGTCAGTGTCGCTGCTGGTGCTGGAGCCAAACTCATGA
- a CDS encoding ABC transporter permease produces the protein MTDRPVVGHHHDDLDTTALAYSGQAPSHAEMARRVRRFGAWYYAEATLRGMRAYLVPITLTAIGQPLLYIIAMGLGLGALVGSGVGTVDGVDYLTFVAPALLVSTVVMSVTGEMTYPVMGGFKWKRTYFGASATGLAPSQIALGHLFAVVIRFVAQAGIFWIVAVAFGATPLGLSVLMVPIGVLAALAFGAPLQAYAASIEGEGFQFSFVQRFIVMPMFLFSGTFFPLSVMPIYLQWIGWLSPVWHGTQLARVAAYGADVPGWLIAVHLVVLAAAAMAGIWWARKVYTRRLTS, from the coding sequence TTGACTGACCGACCTGTGGTGGGCCACCACCACGATGATCTGGACACGACCGCCCTGGCCTACTCCGGGCAGGCGCCCAGTCACGCCGAGATGGCACGACGGGTCCGCCGGTTCGGGGCCTGGTACTACGCCGAGGCCACGTTGCGCGGGATGCGTGCCTACCTGGTGCCGATCACGCTCACGGCGATCGGCCAGCCGCTGCTGTACATCATCGCGATGGGCTTGGGCCTCGGCGCCCTGGTGGGCAGCGGTGTGGGCACCGTGGACGGGGTGGACTACCTGACCTTCGTGGCACCGGCGCTGTTGGTCTCCACGGTGGTGATGTCGGTGACCGGAGAGATGACCTACCCGGTGATGGGCGGGTTCAAGTGGAAGCGGACCTACTTCGGCGCCAGTGCCACCGGGCTGGCACCGAGTCAGATCGCTCTCGGGCACCTGTTCGCGGTGGTGATCCGGTTCGTGGCGCAGGCCGGGATCTTCTGGATCGTGGCGGTGGCCTTCGGTGCCACGCCGCTGGGCCTGTCGGTGCTGATGGTGCCGATCGGGGTGCTCGCCGCCCTCGCCTTCGGCGCCCCGTTGCAGGCGTATGCGGCAAGCATCGAGGGGGAGGGGTTCCAGTTCTCCTTCGTACAGCGGTTCATCGTGATGCCGATGTTCCTGTTCTCCGGCACGTTCTTCCCGCTGAGCGTGATGCCGATCTACCTGCAGTGGATCGGGTGGCTCTCACCGGTCTGGCACGGCACCCAGCTCGCCCGGGTGGCCGCCTACGGCGCGGACGTGCCCGGCTGGCTCATCGCCGTGCACCTGGTGGTGCTTGCCGCGGCCGCGATGGCCGGGATCTGGTGGGCGCGGAAGGTCTACACGCGGAGGTTGACCTCATGA
- a CDS encoding aldo/keto reductase: MSGQTFARQVPLSSGTSIPQLGLGVFQVGPDEAQAVVEQALEVGYRHIDTAAAYVNESGVGAAIRASGLPREEVFVTSKLRNGDQGHDSTLRAYADTCSRLGLDRLDLYLIHWPNPAAGLWQDSWRAMASLAEAGEVAAVGVSNFLVEHLEELAGLTEVSPAVNQIEVHPTYAQRELRDYCRQRQIAVEAYSPLGQGTDLGHETITGIAERLGVTPAQVILRWHLDSGHIVIPKTVSTERMRSNADLDGVPLTTEDLAAIDALEAGLRTGNDPRTFAKSQIR; the protein is encoded by the coding sequence ATGAGCGGGCAGACCTTCGCCCGGCAGGTGCCACTGAGCTCGGGCACCTCGATCCCGCAGCTCGGCCTGGGCGTGTTCCAGGTGGGTCCGGACGAGGCACAGGCCGTGGTGGAGCAGGCCCTGGAGGTCGGCTACCGGCACATCGACACTGCCGCCGCGTACGTGAACGAGTCCGGGGTGGGGGCGGCCATCCGCGCCAGCGGGCTGCCCCGTGAGGAGGTCTTCGTCACCTCCAAGCTGCGCAACGGCGACCAGGGCCATGACTCCACGCTGCGCGCCTACGCCGACACCTGCTCCCGGCTCGGCCTGGACCGACTGGACCTGTACCTGATCCACTGGCCGAACCCGGCCGCCGGGCTCTGGCAGGACAGCTGGCGCGCGATGGCGAGCCTGGCAGAGGCGGGTGAGGTGGCCGCCGTCGGGGTGTCGAACTTCCTGGTCGAGCACCTGGAGGAGCTGGCGGGCCTGACCGAGGTGAGCCCCGCCGTCAACCAGATCGAGGTGCACCCCACCTACGCCCAGCGTGAGCTGCGGGACTACTGCCGGCAGCGGCAGATCGCCGTCGAGGCGTACTCCCCGCTCGGGCAGGGCACCGATCTGGGGCACGAGACCATCACCGGGATCGCCGAGCGCCTCGGCGTCACGCCCGCGCAGGTGATCCTGCGCTGGCACCTGGACTCCGGGCACATCGTGATCCCGAAGACGGTCTCGACCGAGCGGATGCGCAGCAACGCCGACCTCGACGGCGTACCGCTCACCACTGAGGACCTGGCAGCCATCGACGCGCTCGAGGCCGGGCTGCGCACCGGCAACGACCCGCGCACGTTCGCCAAGTCCCAGATCCGCTGA
- a CDS encoding GntR family transcriptional regulator, which yields MTLGTIGPRTSLSEHVVQILREKMASGELAPGARLREAEIAEALDVSRGPVREALALLEAEGQVEIKRHRGAFVSILTQRDVDEVHTLRTAVETLAGERAATRLTAAHLAELDRVLEEMKSTSGAVQPEEAVALDLAFHDVIYDAADHVRLLRVWTSIRSQVAFFLHTRNINFPDFPTVGYPEHKELRDILASGDPAAAREAVADHMRGAYSRLRQLELPEA from the coding sequence ATGACGCTGGGGACCATCGGTCCGCGCACGTCCCTGAGCGAGCACGTGGTGCAGATCCTCCGGGAGAAGATGGCCAGCGGGGAACTGGCCCCGGGCGCCCGGCTGCGTGAGGCCGAGATCGCCGAGGCGCTGGACGTCAGCCGTGGACCGGTGCGCGAGGCTCTCGCCCTGCTCGAGGCCGAGGGGCAGGTGGAGATCAAACGGCACCGCGGCGCGTTCGTCTCGATCCTGACCCAGCGCGACGTGGACGAGGTGCACACACTGCGCACCGCCGTCGAGACCCTCGCCGGTGAGCGGGCCGCCACCCGGCTCACCGCGGCGCACCTGGCCGAGCTGGACCGGGTGCTCGAGGAGATGAAGAGCACCTCGGGGGCCGTGCAGCCGGAGGAGGCCGTGGCGCTGGATCTCGCCTTCCACGACGTGATCTACGACGCCGCCGACCACGTGCGGCTGCTGCGCGTGTGGACCTCGATCCGCAGCCAGGTGGCCTTCTTCCTGCACACCCGCAATATCAACTTCCCCGACTTCCCCACCGTCGGCTATCCCGAGCACAAGGAGCTGCGGGACATCCTCGCCTCAGGCGACCCGGCGGCGGCCCGGGAGGCTGTGGCCGACCACATGCGCGGGGCGTACTCCCGGCTGCGGCAGCTGGAACTCCCCGAGGCCTGA